From the Desulfobaccales bacterium genome, one window contains:
- a CDS encoding PTS sugar transporter subunit IIA — protein sequence MIGVLIVTHKDLAEALLAVCDLILGRQENVTAVSLDPGAPPEALREQIQRALQQLNGEGTIILTDMLGGTPSNLSLSFLQKGKVEVITGVNLPMLLKLASLRERTDLAEVARLLKQSGQSGITVASELLAKK from the coding sequence ATGATTGGAGTGCTCATCGTCACGCACAAGGACCTGGCCGAGGCGCTCTTGGCGGTGTGCGACCTCATCTTAGGCCGACAGGAAAACGTCACCGCCGTCTCTTTGGATCCCGGGGCCCCGCCTGAGGCCCTTAGGGAGCAGATCCAGCGGGCTTTGCAGCAGCTCAACGGCGAAGGGACCATCATCCTTACCGACATGCTGGGCGGCACCCCCTCCAATCTCAGCCTCTCCTTCCTCCAAAAGGGCAAAGTGGAGGTGATCACCGGGGTCAACCTGCCCATGCTCCTCAAGTTGGCCAGCCTGCGGGAGCGAACCGACCTCGCCGAGGTGGCCCGCCTCCTTAAACAGTCCGGCCAGAGCGGCATCACCGTGGCCAGCGAGCTCCTCGCCAAGAAATGA
- a CDS encoding LptA/OstA family protein has product MIRIYLWALAVALAAWLGGGVWPAAAQKPKAPPSARPAPAQDTDLPLRITAASLEADQEKRLILFSGQVKAQKGEAVLYCDQLYVYFQPPPAAPTASKPEPAPLPGGLGGGEKIDRIEARGRVRFVYEDRVATGETAVYYQDRGEIILTGNPKVWQGDNTLKGERIIVNTRENRVRVESSPSQRVEAFLYPQGGGAGDLLPAAPGRPPRSARPASR; this is encoded by the coding sequence GTGATCCGAATATATCTATGGGCCCTGGCAGTGGCGCTGGCCGCCTGGCTGGGTGGGGGGGTATGGCCGGCCGCGGCGCAAAAACCCAAGGCTCCTCCGAGCGCCCGCCCGGCGCCGGCTCAGGACACCGATCTGCCCCTGCGCATCACCGCCGCCAGCCTGGAGGCGGACCAGGAGAAGCGCCTCATCCTCTTTTCCGGCCAGGTGAAGGCCCAGAAAGGGGAGGCGGTCCTCTATTGCGACCAGCTCTATGTGTATTTTCAGCCGCCGCCTGCCGCGCCGACGGCCTCCAAGCCCGAGCCGGCGCCCTTGCCGGGGGGGCTGGGGGGCGGCGAGAAGATCGATCGCATCGAGGCCCGGGGGCGGGTGCGGTTTGTCTATGAGGACCGGGTGGCCACCGGCGAGACCGCCGTCTACTACCAGGACCGGGGGGAGATCATTCTCACCGGCAACCCCAAGGTCTGGCAGGGGGACAACACCCTAAAGGGCGAGCGCATCATCGTCAACACCCGGGAAAACCGGGTGCGGGTGGAGAGCTCCCCCAGCCAGCGGGTGGAGGCCTTCCTCTATCCCCAGGGCGGGGGTGCCGGGGATCTGTTACCGGCGGCGCCTGGACGCCCTCCCCGGTCAGCCCGGCCGGCCTCGCGGTAG
- the rpoN gene encoding RNA polymerase factor sigma-54, translated as MALEIRQNLRLTQQLIMTQKLQQAIRLLQLNRMELLAEIHQALETNPVLEEQLTEERAPASPEEEAWEAARPQSSAEAETDTPEASPAADEASSPLDDWDWEKYLQDQEFAPRLEEYEERELPSYENLNAQKTSLKSHLMWQLSLAGLNPEGQMLGTLIIGNLDADGYLRATVEEIAQEAGVASQRVEEVLKVVQGFDPPGVAARDLKECLLLQLAQLNLEPPLVTAIIENHLTNLGNRNYQAIARDLKVSLEEVAQAAEIIAQLDPKPGRRFDAEDPAYITPDVYVYKVGDEYVCVLNEDGLPKLRVSSFYLESLRHPEKLSDSAKSYIQKHLDNALWFIRSIHQRQKTLQRVAESIVRFQRDFLDHGLSHLKPLTLRQVAEDVQMHESTISRVTTGKYMHTPQGVLDMKYFFNSGINLGVGDQIASESVKEKIRQLVQSENPENPLSDQEIADLLRKEDVIIARRTVAKYRGMLGVLPSSKRKRPALRGKNRVTSPS; from the coding sequence ATGGCTCTGGAAATCCGCCAAAACCTCCGACTCACCCAGCAGCTCATCATGACCCAGAAGCTGCAGCAGGCCATCCGGCTGTTGCAGCTCAACCGCATGGAACTTCTGGCGGAGATCCATCAGGCCCTGGAAACCAACCCCGTGCTGGAGGAGCAGCTCACTGAGGAGCGTGCCCCGGCCAGCCCGGAGGAAGAGGCCTGGGAGGCGGCTCGGCCCCAGAGCAGCGCCGAGGCGGAGACCGACACTCCCGAAGCCTCCCCGGCCGCCGACGAGGCCAGCTCGCCCCTGGATGACTGGGACTGGGAAAAATACCTCCAGGACCAGGAATTCGCCCCGCGCCTCGAGGAGTATGAGGAACGGGAGCTGCCGTCCTACGAAAACCTCAACGCCCAGAAGACCTCCCTCAAATCCCACCTGATGTGGCAACTCTCCCTGGCCGGTCTCAATCCGGAAGGCCAGATGCTGGGCACCCTGATCATCGGCAACCTGGACGCCGATGGTTATCTGCGGGCTACGGTGGAGGAGATCGCCCAGGAAGCCGGCGTTGCCTCCCAGCGGGTGGAGGAGGTCTTAAAGGTCGTCCAGGGCTTTGACCCCCCCGGAGTGGCGGCCCGGGACCTCAAGGAATGCCTGCTGCTGCAGTTGGCCCAACTGAACCTGGAACCTCCCCTGGTCACCGCCATCATCGAGAACCATCTCACCAATCTGGGGAACCGCAATTACCAGGCCATCGCCCGGGACCTGAAAGTGAGCCTGGAGGAGGTGGCCCAGGCGGCGGAGATCATCGCCCAGCTGGATCCCAAGCCCGGCCGCCGCTTCGACGCCGAGGACCCGGCCTACATCACCCCCGATGTCTATGTCTATAAAGTCGGGGATGAATATGTCTGCGTTTTGAATGAGGACGGGCTTCCCAAGCTCCGGGTGAGCTCCTTCTACCTCGAGTCCCTGCGCCATCCCGAGAAGCTCTCCGACAGCGCCAAAAGCTACATCCAGAAGCACCTGGACAACGCCCTGTGGTTCATCCGCAGCATCCACCAGCGCCAGAAGACCCTGCAGCGGGTGGCGGAGAGCATCGTCCGCTTCCAGCGGGACTTTCTGGATCACGGCCTCTCCCACCTGAAACCCCTGACCCTGAGGCAGGTGGCCGAGGACGTGCAGATGCACGAATCCACCATCAGCCGGGTGACCACCGGCAAGTACATGCACACCCCCCAGGGGGTGCTGGACATGAAATACTTCTTCAACAGTGGCATCAACCTGGGGGTGGGGGACCAGATCGCCTCCGAAAGCGTCAAGGAGAAGATCCGCCAGCTGGTGCAGTCCGAAAATCCGGAAAACCCCCTAAGCGACCAGGAGATTGCCGACCTGTTGCGCAAAGAGGACGTGATCATCGCCCGCCGCACCGTGGCCAAATACCGGGGCATGCTGGGGGTCTTGCCCTCCAGTAAACGCAAGCGCCCCGCTCTTCGGGGCAAGAACCGGGTCACGTCCCCTTCCTGA
- the ruvB gene encoding Holliday junction branch migration DNA helicase RuvB, with protein sequence MREEERLVTPRRLSEDQGLEVGLRPRTLAEFVGQEEVRRNLEIAIAAAKGRGEALDHVLVHGPPGLGKTTLAAIIAQELGVGFKATSGPVIERAGDLAALLTNLAPGDVLFIDEVHRLPTVVEEVLYPAMEDFRLDLLIGQGPGARTVKLELPRFTLVGATTRAGLLSPALRDRFGLFLRVDFYRPEELFAITRRAAQVLGVELEEGGAWEIARRSRGTPRIANRLLRRVRDYAQVHGDGRLTREMADAALTLLEIDHLGLDRMDRQILSTILEKYGGGPVGLGTLAAALCEEEDTLEEVYEPFLIQSGFLQRTPRGRVVTARTLEYLQRPGLKKGQATLF encoded by the coding sequence ATGCGGGAGGAAGAGCGCCTCGTCACCCCAAGGCGGCTGTCCGAGGACCAGGGCCTGGAGGTGGGCCTGCGCCCCCGGACCCTGGCCGAGTTCGTGGGCCAGGAGGAGGTGCGCCGCAACCTGGAGATCGCCATCGCCGCCGCCAAAGGCCGGGGCGAGGCCCTGGACCACGTCCTGGTGCACGGCCCCCCAGGGCTGGGCAAAACCACCCTGGCCGCCATCATCGCCCAGGAGCTGGGGGTGGGCTTCAAGGCCACCAGCGGCCCGGTGATCGAGCGGGCTGGTGATCTCGCGGCCCTCCTCACCAACCTCGCCCCCGGAGATGTGCTCTTCATCGACGAGGTGCATCGCCTCCCCACGGTGGTGGAGGAGGTCCTTTACCCCGCCATGGAGGACTTCCGCCTGGATCTCCTCATCGGCCAGGGCCCGGGCGCCCGCACCGTCAAGCTGGAGCTGCCCCGCTTCACCCTGGTGGGGGCCACCACCCGGGCGGGATTGCTCAGCCCGGCCCTGCGGGACCGCTTCGGCCTGTTCTTGCGGGTGGATTTTTACCGGCCCGAGGAGCTCTTTGCCATCACCCGGCGGGCCGCCCAGGTCCTGGGGGTGGAGCTGGAGGAGGGCGGCGCCTGGGAGATCGCCCGGCGCTCCCGGGGCACCCCCCGCATCGCCAACCGCCTGCTGCGCCGCGTCCGGGACTACGCCCAGGTGCACGGCGACGGCCGCCTCACCCGGGAGATGGCCGACGCCGCCCTCACCCTTCTCGAGATCGACCACCTGGGCCTGGACCGCATGGACCGCCAGATTTTGAGCACCATCCTGGAAAAGTATGGCGGCGGGCCCGTGGGCTTGGGCACCCTGGCCGCCGCCCTGTGCGAAGAAGAGGACACCCTGGAGGAGGTCTATGAACCCTTCCTCATCCAGTCGGGCTTCCTGCAGCGCACTCCCCGGGGCCGGGTGGTGACCGCCCGCACCCTGGAATATTTGCAGCGCCCCGGCCTCAAAAAAGGCCAGGCCACTTTATTTTAG
- the lptB gene encoding LPS export ABC transporter ATP-binding protein, with translation MHELTLDQLVKSYGHRRVVDQVSLTVRSGEVVGVLGPNGAGKTTTFYMVLGLITPDAGAIYLDGEDISSLPIYQRARRGLQYLPQESSVFRKLTVAENILAILETLEPDPALREERLWRLLGELRLTHLAHQKAASLSGGERRRVEITRALVTSPHFIILDEPFAGIDPLAVGDLQNIIRQLKEQGLGVLLSDHNVREALEICDRAYILNEGVILEEGTPAHLVQSELAKRFYLGEGFKL, from the coding sequence ATGCACGAGCTCACCCTGGACCAGCTGGTCAAAAGTTACGGCCACCGCCGGGTGGTGGACCAGGTCTCCCTCACGGTGAGAAGCGGGGAGGTGGTGGGGGTGCTGGGGCCCAACGGTGCCGGCAAGACCACCACCTTTTACATGGTGCTGGGCCTCATCACCCCGGACGCCGGCGCCATTTACCTTGACGGCGAGGACATCTCGTCTTTGCCCATTTACCAGCGGGCTCGGCGGGGCCTGCAGTATCTCCCCCAGGAATCCTCCGTCTTCCGCAAACTTACGGTAGCGGAAAATATCCTGGCCATCCTGGAGACCCTGGAGCCGGATCCGGCGCTCCGGGAGGAGAGATTGTGGCGCCTGCTGGGGGAGCTCCGGCTCACCCACCTGGCCCACCAGAAGGCCGCCTCCCTCTCCGGCGGGGAACGCCGCCGGGTGGAAATCACCCGGGCCCTGGTCACCTCCCCCCACTTCATCATCCTGGATGAGCCCTTCGCCGGCATCGATCCTTTGGCGGTGGGCGACCTGCAGAACATCATCCGGCAGCTCAAAGAGCAGGGCCTGGGGGTGCTCCTCTCCGATCACAATGTCCGGGAGGCCCTGGAGATCTGCGACCGGGCCTATATCCTCAACGAAGGGGTCATCCTGGAGGAGGGCACCCCGGCACACTTGGTGCAAAGCGAGCTGGCCAAAAGATTTTACTTGGGGGAGGGCTTTAAGTTATAA
- the lptC gene encoding LPS export ABC transporter periplasmic protein LptC — MMLTNPYPPPRRRWRPFRLIVFLAVIVGLGWGGYALFIRRAPAPPPPPAAAPTHVMEGLSLNEIQDGVKRWNLEAQSARYLQDRKEIELTGIRLEFFGEAGRVIRVSCREGRVDTQTRALTLTGEVEVSDGEVTVTTGLVRYLPQQRLLLAPEEVTVTTPRLKVQGRDLSISVANRRLVLKEHRLTEVRGMEDRRL; from the coding sequence ATGATGCTCACTAATCCATATCCCCCGCCGCGGCGGCGGTGGAGGCCTTTCCGCCTCATTGTCTTCCTGGCAGTCATCGTGGGCCTGGGGTGGGGCGGCTACGCCCTGTTCATTCGCCGGGCGCCGGCGCCGCCGCCTCCGCCCGCGGCCGCGCCCACCCACGTCATGGAGGGCCTGTCCCTCAACGAAATCCAGGACGGGGTGAAGCGCTGGAATTTGGAGGCCCAAAGCGCCCGTTACCTCCAGGACCGCAAGGAGATTGAGCTCACGGGAATCCGGTTGGAGTTTTTCGGCGAGGCGGGACGGGTCATCCGGGTGAGCTGCCGGGAAGGCCGGGTGGACACGCAGACCCGGGCCCTGACCCTCACCGGGGAGGTGGAGGTGAGCGACGGCGAGGTCACCGTCACCACCGGCTTGGTCCGCTATCTCCCTCAGCAGCGGCTCCTTCTGGCCCCTGAGGAGGTGACCGTCACCACGCCGCGCCTGAAGGTGCAGGGACGGGACCTGAGCATCTCCGTGGCCAACCGGCGCCTGGTGCTGAAGGAGCACCGGCTCACCGAAGTCCGGGGGATGGAGGACAGGCGGCTGTGA
- a CDS encoding radical SAM protein, with protein sequence MRGCRHCGSSERLFSRRLGFCAQCIRRHFDEVWPEIEAYHHESRRAFRLPLTPPRDPAGKECTLCFHACRIPEGGVGYCGARRVENGRLRGGGPAGAGVSWYEDPLPTNCVADWFCPGGTGRGYPDYALMDGPERGYVNLAVFYHACNFNCLYCQNWTFKRRTFSGERPSARELARAVSSRTACICYFGGDPTPQLPHALTAARLAKERAARLGHRVRICWETNGAMQSRWLKPLLESSLPEGGIIKFDLKAFSEEMHRALTGVSNEQTLKNFAELARHVGDRPQVPLLTASTLMVPGYIDLEEIHGLARFIAALNPEIPYSLLAFYPQFYLPDLPTTPRDFAFRARETALAAGLRHVNLGNVHLLK encoded by the coding sequence ATGCGCGGCTGTCGGCATTGCGGCTCCTCCGAGCGGCTCTTCTCCCGGCGCCTGGGGTTTTGCGCCCAGTGCATCCGCCGGCATTTTGATGAGGTCTGGCCGGAGATTGAGGCCTACCACCACGAAAGCCGCCGGGCCTTCCGCCTGCCCCTCACACCCCCCCGGGACCCGGCGGGCAAGGAATGCACCCTGTGCTTCCACGCCTGCCGCATCCCCGAAGGCGGCGTGGGCTACTGCGGCGCCCGGCGGGTGGAAAACGGCCGGCTTCGAGGCGGTGGCCCCGCCGGGGCCGGGGTGAGCTGGTACGAGGACCCGCTCCCCACCAACTGCGTGGCCGACTGGTTCTGCCCGGGCGGCACCGGTCGGGGCTATCCTGACTACGCCTTGATGGACGGCCCCGAGCGGGGCTACGTCAACCTGGCGGTCTTCTATCACGCCTGCAACTTCAACTGCCTCTACTGCCAGAACTGGACCTTCAAACGCCGCACCTTCTCCGGCGAACGCCCCAGCGCCCGGGAGCTGGCAAGGGCGGTCAGCTCCCGTACCGCCTGCATTTGCTACTTCGGCGGCGATCCCACCCCGCAGCTGCCCCACGCCCTCACCGCCGCCCGGCTGGCCAAGGAGCGGGCCGCCCGCCTGGGCCACCGGGTGCGCATCTGCTGGGAGACCAACGGCGCCATGCAGAGCCGCTGGCTGAAACCGCTGCTGGAGAGCTCCCTCCCCGAAGGGGGCATCATCAAGTTCGACCTCAAGGCCTTCAGCGAGGAGATGCACCGGGCCCTCACCGGTGTCAGCAATGAGCAGACCCTCAAAAATTTTGCCGAGCTGGCCCGCCATGTCGGCGACCGCCCCCAGGTGCCCCTTCTCACCGCCAGCACCCTCATGGTGCCGGGCTACATTGACCTGGAGGAGATCCACGGGCTGGCCCGCTTCATCGCCGCCTTGAACCCGGAAATCCCTTACAGCCTCCTCGCCTTCTACCCCCAGTTCTACCTGCCGGACCTCCCCACCACCCCCCGGGACTTCGCCTTCCGGGCCCGGGAAACGGCCCTGGCCGCCGGCCTGCGCCACGTCAACCTCGGCAACGTGCATCTGCTGAAATAA
- a CDS encoding PTS sugar transporter subunit IIA: protein MKIIDLIDKDCILPDLKATGKREVLEELAACLLPSLPGLTLQDVVQVLMERERLGSTGIGDHIAIPHGKLPEISGLKLAFGRSRAGVDFQAMDGKPSHLFFLLLAPSNSAGLHLQVLAKISRMLMSASFRESLMQARTREDLYRLLLEKDREL from the coding sequence ATGAAAATCATCGACCTGATAGATAAAGACTGCATCCTGCCCGACCTGAAGGCCACCGGCAAACGGGAGGTGCTGGAGGAGCTGGCCGCCTGCCTCCTGCCTTCCCTGCCGGGGCTGACCTTGCAGGACGTGGTCCAGGTCCTCATGGAGCGGGAGCGCCTGGGCAGCACCGGTATCGGGGACCACATCGCCATCCCCCATGGCAAACTGCCGGAGATCAGCGGCCTGAAGCTGGCCTTCGGCCGCAGCCGGGCCGGGGTGGATTTCCAGGCCATGGACGGCAAGCCCTCGCATCTCTTTTTTCTCCTGCTGGCCCCCAGCAATTCCGCCGGGTTGCACCTCCAGGTATTGGCCAAAATCTCCCGCATGCTCATGAGCGCCAGTTTCCGGGAGAGCCTGATGCAGGCCCGCACCCGGGAGGACCTCTACCGACTGCTGCTGGAGAAGGACCGGGAGCTATGA
- the rapZ gene encoding RNase adapter RapZ: protein MTPKRAAEPTDAGSPPLAPPPVPVLILTGLSGSGKSTALRALEDAGYFCIDNLPLSLLGPLLQKVAPPGGDGRKVALVMDVRTEGFLKNYPRVFKRLERQGYQVHLVFLEAEEAVLIRRFSQTRRQHPLADRDTISAALRQERQSLAGLRALAHRIIDTSHLNPHQLRQLIMNQYSQLSDRERMVLHLSSFSYQRGVPPDADLVVDVRFLPNPYFVEELREATGLEPAVQDFVLGQEVTREFLARLTVFLDFLLPLYQKEGKTHLNLAIGCTGGRHRSVAIAQALSRHLAGRQYQFTLHHRELT from the coding sequence ATGACCCCAAAGCGGGCCGCCGAGCCCACAGATGCCGGTTCCCCTCCCTTGGCCCCTCCGCCGGTGCCGGTCCTCATCCTCACCGGGCTGTCGGGCTCCGGCAAGAGCACGGCCCTGCGCGCTCTGGAGGATGCCGGCTATTTCTGCATCGACAACCTGCCCTTGAGCCTCCTGGGGCCGCTCCTCCAGAAAGTGGCGCCCCCCGGCGGGGACGGCCGCAAGGTGGCCCTGGTCATGGATGTGCGCACCGAGGGCTTTCTCAAAAACTACCCTCGGGTCTTCAAGCGCCTGGAGCGCCAGGGTTACCAGGTGCACCTGGTCTTTCTGGAGGCCGAGGAGGCGGTCCTCATCCGCCGTTTCAGCCAGACCCGGCGGCAACACCCCCTGGCGGATCGCGATACCATCAGCGCCGCCCTCCGCCAGGAGCGGCAATCCCTGGCGGGCCTGCGGGCGTTGGCGCACCGCATCATCGACACCTCCCACCTCAACCCCCACCAGCTCCGGCAGCTCATCATGAACCAGTATTCCCAGTTGAGCGACCGGGAGCGCATGGTCCTGCACCTGTCCTCCTTTTCCTACCAGCGGGGAGTGCCGCCGGACGCCGACCTGGTGGTGGATGTGCGCTTTCTGCCCAACCCCTATTTCGTGGAGGAGCTCCGGGAGGCCACCGGCCTGGAGCCGGCAGTCCAGGACTTTGTCCTGGGCCAGGAGGTGACCCGGGAGTTCCTCGCCCGGCTCACGGTCTTTCTGGATTTTCTGTTGCCACTGTATCAAAAGGAAGGTAAAACTCACCTGAACCTGGCCATCGGCTGCACCGGCGGCCGCCACCGCTCCGTGGCCATTGCCCAGGCCTTAAGCCGCCACCTGGCCGGGCGGCAATACCAGTTCACCCTGCACCATCGGGAGCTGACCTGA
- the raiA gene encoding ribosome-associated translation inhibitor RaiA: MQISVTFRNLEPSEALKNYVTERLGKFRRYLEGPQEAHVVLGLEKFRHLADVTINSNGRLIKGREENADMYAAIDLVMDKIDQQLRKLREKSRDKGDRSRVQPAAVAEELTSRPQVRRRPVEVPLLDLQDAIQLLTEKGEDALVFTEVTSGTLAVLTRRPDGSLLLLEPQLE, from the coding sequence ATGCAGATTTCCGTGACTTTCCGCAATCTGGAGCCGTCTGAGGCCTTGAAGAATTACGTCACCGAGCGCCTGGGCAAATTCCGGCGCTACCTGGAGGGCCCCCAGGAGGCCCACGTGGTCTTGGGCCTGGAGAAATTCCGCCATCTGGCGGATGTCACCATCAACAGCAACGGCCGCCTCATCAAGGGACGGGAAGAGAACGCCGACATGTATGCGGCCATTGACCTGGTGATGGACAAGATTGACCAGCAGCTGCGCAAACTCCGGGAGAAATCCCGGGACAAGGGGGACCGCAGCCGGGTGCAGCCGGCCGCGGTGGCCGAAGAGCTTACGTCCCGGCCTCAGGTCCGCCGCCGCCCGGTGGAGGTGCCCCTGTTGGATCTGCAAGACGCCATCCAGCTACTCACCGAGAAGGGCGAAGACGCCTTGGTGTTCACCGAGGTGACTTCCGGCACCCTGGCGGTGCTCACCCGCCGGCCGGATGGCAGCCTCCTGCTGTTGGAGCCCCAGTTGGAGTAA
- the rimI gene encoding ribosomal protein S18-alanine N-acetyltransferase, protein MTGEFHIRPAGFADVKAIHRIETLSFLTRWSRWSFYSELLNPLSTTLVATPKADPSQVVGYLIYWVAAEEMHILNLAVHPRWRRRGVARLLLTTGLKRAREQGAHTAWLEVRPSNRPALNLYKSLGFVPVGRRPGYYEDTGEDALILELTLAPEGNEPP, encoded by the coding sequence ATGACCGGGGAGTTCCACATCCGCCCCGCCGGGTTCGCGGATGTGAAGGCCATCCACCGAATCGAGACCCTCTCCTTCCTTACCCGCTGGTCCCGCTGGAGCTTCTATTCGGAGCTTCTCAACCCCTTGAGCACCACCCTGGTGGCCACTCCGAAAGCGGACCCCTCCCAGGTGGTGGGCTACCTGATCTACTGGGTGGCGGCCGAGGAGATGCACATCCTCAACCTGGCGGTCCACCCCCGCTGGCGGCGGCGGGGAGTGGCCCGACTCCTCCTCACCACCGGCCTTAAGCGGGCCCGGGAGCAGGGAGCCCACACCGCTTGGCTGGAGGTGCGCCCCTCCAACCGGCCGGCCCTGAACCTTTATAAGAGCCTGGGCTTCGTGCCCGTGGGCCGCCGACCCGGCTACTATGAGGACACCGGCGAGGACGCCCTCATCCTGGAACTGACCCTGGCCCCGGAGGGGAATGAGCCCCCTTAA